Within Sorangiineae bacterium MSr11367, the genomic segment GAGTCGAATCTCGACACGCGCGCCCGAGGTCATTTTTACGAGGACGGGCAGGAAGGTCTTCTCGAGGAAGTCGAACGGCGGCGCCATCGGATTGTGCGTGCCGCCTTCGAAGGTGAGGTTCGATGGCTCCGTTCCACCGAGAAGCAGCGGCAGGAGGATCGTTTGAAACACGAGCGTGGTGCTGCCGGCGCCGCCGATGGCGAAGTTGTAATTCCCCGCGCGAATCCCATTCGGGTGAAACGTGAGCTCCGTCGAGCCCATCGCCGCCCCCTCGGTATGCGCGCGGCCGATCTCGGTGGCCGCATGCACGGCGGCCAGGTGCTGGCGCATGAGACCCGGCCGCGCGCGCCCCGCGCGGATCTTGGTCATCTGGAAAGGCGTGGACGTGAGAAGTGAGAGGGCGAGCGACGAGCGCAAAAGCTGGCCGCCCCCCTCTCCCATGGATCCATCGATGCTGAGCATTGTCCCTATCCCTTGACGCATACGACTTGTCGCAGCGTATGCACGATGTCGACGAGCTCACTCTGGGCGTGCATCACGTCGTCGATCGATTTGTAAGCAGCGGGCGTCTCGTCGATGACGTCCGCGTCCTTGCGGCATTCGATGCCTTTGGTTGCTTCCTCGTGGTCCTCGATGGTGAAGGCCTTTTTCGCCGCCGTGCGCGACATTTTGCGCCCCGCACCGTGGCTGCACGAGTGAAAGCTCTCACGGTTTCCCTTGCCGCGAACGATGAACGAGCGCGCCCCCATGCTTCCGGGGATGATGCCGAGGTCGCCCTCGGCCGCGCGCACCGCGCCCTTTCGGGTCACCAGCACGTCGGCACCATAATGGTGTTCGCGCGCCACGTAATTGTGGTGGCAATTCACCGCCACGTCGGTCAACTCGAAGGGCGGCAGGTGGCTCCCGCGCGCAGCGCTCACCACGGCCTTCATCATGAGCTCGCGGTTCGTCGCCGCGAACTTCTGCGCCCAGCTTACCGCCTTCCAGTAGTCGCCATAGTGCTCCGTACCCTCGGGCAAGTACGCGAGGTTTTCGTCCGGAAGGTTCACCATCCACGTGCGCATGTCCTTCTTCGCCAGCTCGATGAAGAAGCTACCGATGCGGTTTCCCACACCGCGCGACCCCGAATGCAGCATGAACCAGACGTGGTCCGCCTCGTCCAGGCACACTTCGATGAAGTGATTTCCCGTGCCCAAGGTCCCAAGATGGTTCGCCGACGCGCCGCGGTCCAACTTGGGGTACTTGTCGGTGAGCCACTTGTAGCCTTCGTCGAGCGCGCTCCATGCCTCGGTCACGTCGGCCGGCAGATGCCCCCACGCACCGCGATCGCCGGGGCCGCCGTTGGCGGTGCGCCCGTGCGGAACCGCCGCCTCGATGGCCGTGCGCAGCTCGCGCAGGTTGTCCGGCAGGTCCGATGCGCGCAACGTCGTGCGCGTGGCCATCATTCCACAGCCGATATCCACGCCCACCGCCGCCGGAATGATGGCGCCCTTGGTCGCAATCACGCTTCCGACCGTCGCTCCGATCCCGGCGTGCACGTCCGGCATGACGGCGACCCACTTGTGGATGAAGGGGAGCTCCGCCACGCGTCGAAGCTGGGCTTCCGCCTCGGCCTCGAAAGGAACCCCCACCGTCCACGCCTTGATCGGCGCCCCGGTCGTTTCCAAGGTCACGTGCCCGTTGTCCGTCGCGTTGGTCATACCGTATGACTAAGCACGATTGGTGCCGCCTGAGAACGGGCACCGTCCGCCCCTGGCGAGCGAGATACGGCCGAAATCGTCTTGGGGAGGCTATCGGATGGGATAGCTATGATATGGTTGGATAGAATCGCCATGGACCCGAAAAAGCTCGTCGTCATCACGCTTTTGGGCAGCACGCTCGACCGTGGTCGTGGCCATGGCCGCTGGGATCGATGGCGCCCCACGGTGGCCCTCGCCCAGCACGAGGATTTGCTCATCGATCGGCTCGAGCTCCTCTACGGGAAGGAGAGCTCCGAGCTTGCCGATACCGTGATCACGGACATCCGCCACGCGTCGCCGGAGACGAAGGTGGTCGGCCACGTCGTCCATTTCGAGGATGCGTGGGACTTCGAGCGTGTCTACGGCACGTTGCACGACTTCGCGCGGACGTACCCTTTCGATACGGACAAGGAAGACTACCTGGTCCACATCACCACGGGCACGCACGTGGCGCAGATATGCCTCTTTCTCTTGACGGAGTCGCGTTACTTTCCGGCGCGCCTTCTGCAAACGTCGCCCGGCAAGCGAAGGGAGGGCAAGGACGCGAGCCCGGGCTCGTATGCGATCATCGATCTCGATCTGTCCAAGTACGACCGGCTCGGGTCGCGCTTTCAGAAGGAAAAGGCCTCGGGCCAGTCGTTCCTCAAGTCGGGCATCGAGACGCGCAACCGCGCGTTCAACGACTTGATCGAGCGCATCGAGCAGGTGGCCATCGGCTCGCGCGCGCCCATCTTGCTCACGGGGCCGACGGGGGCGGGGAAGAGCAAGCTCGCGCGGCGCATCTTCGAGCTGAAGAAGGCACGACGGCAGGTCACCGGGGAGTTCTCCGAGGTGAACTGCGCAACCTTGCGCGGGGACGCCGCGATGAGTGCGCTCTTCGGGCATGTCAAAGGCGCGTTCACCGGCGCCATCGCCAACCGACCCGGGTTGCTGCGCAAGGCGCATCAAGGCGTTCTCTTTTTGGACGAAGTGGGCGAGCTCGGTGCGGACGAACAGGCCATGCTCCTTCGCGCCATCGAGGAAAAGGTGTTTTATCCGATGGGCTCGGACCGGGAGGTCACCAGCGACTTTCAGCTCATCACCGGAACGAATCGCGATTTGCGGGCGCGCATCGCAGGAGGGCATTTCCGCGATGACCTCTTCGCTCGTATCAACTTGTGGACCTTTCGCCTGCCGGCATTGCACGAGCGGCCCGAGGACATTCCGCCGAATCTCGATTTCGAGCTGGAGCAGATCTCCGCCAGCTTTCGCGTGAACATCACTATGAGCAAGGAGGCGCGCGATCGCTTCTTGCGATTTGCCTCCAAATGGACCTGGCCGGGCAACTTTCGCGACTTCGATGCATCGGTCACGCGCATGGCCACGTTGGCCGATGGCGGGCGCATCACCGAGCGCGTGGTGGCCGACGAGATCGAGCGGCTGCGGGCAGGCGCCGTGGATGGAGCCCCCGCCGGTGACGGAAAGGAGCTGATCGCCCGCGCCCTTGGGGCGGAGCGTGCGGCGCAGATCGATCGGTTCGATCGCGTGCAGCTCGAAGACGTGCTCTCCGTGTGCGCGGGCACGCGCTCTTTGTCGGAGGCCGGGCGCGAGCTTTTCGCCTACTCGCGTGCCGAGCGCACCAGCGTGAACGATTCGGATCGTTTACGGAAATACCTGGCGCGCTTCGGCATCGAGTTTTCGGCCTTTCAGCAGCGTCTCACCTCACGGTGAGGATGACTCCGGCGCCGACGGTCCTCTTCCCCTCGCGGAGCGAGAACCGCATGCCCGGCTCGACGGCGATGGCATGCTGCAGGCGAAAATTCACCCGCGTATGGTCGCCGGGTTGCGCGATGTCGCCGGGCACGTCGAGCGTACCGGTGACGTCGGTGGTGCCGAAGAAGAACTGCGGCGCATAGCCCGTACCGAACGGGGTGTGCCGGCCGCCCTCCTTCGCGGTGAGAATGTACAGCTCCGCCTCACCCTCGATATGAGGCTGGATGGAGCCGGGAATGGACACGACTTGGCCGCGGACGACTTCGTCGCGCTTGACGCCCCGAAGGAGCAGCCCGACGTTTTCGCCCGCGCGGGCCTCCGGCCGATCCTTGTGGAACGACTGAATGCCGGTGACCACGACGGCGCGCGATTTTCCGTCGTCCGTGAGCCCGATGATTTCGACGGTCGCCCCGACGGGGAGAACGCCGCGATCGACGCGTCCGGTGACGACGGTTCCGCGACCCTCGATGGTGAATACGTCCTCGATGGGCAGCAGAAACGGCGCCGCATAGTCGCGTTGCGGATCGGGGAAATGGGTGTCCATGGCCTCGACGAGCTCGCGGATGGCGATGGTGCGCGGGTCGCCGGAGGTGCCCGGCTTGCCGGGCCCGACTTTCAACGCAGTGCCCTCGTCCACGGCCTGAATGGCCTGGAGCGCGGAGCCTTTGACGACGGGCGAACCCTCGTACCCGTTGGCCGCGAGGAGATCTTGCACCTCGAGGACGACGAGCTCGAGCAGCTCGGGGTCCGCGATGTCGGTCTTGTTCACGAACACGACGACGTGTTTCACGCCCACCTGTTTCGCCAGCAGAACGTGCTCGCGCGTCTGCTCTTGCGCCCCTTGCGAGCCGTCGACGAGCACGATCGCGCCATCCATCTGCGACGCACCGGTGATCATGTTTTTGACGTAGTCGGCGTGACCCGGGCAGTCGATGTGCGCGTAGTGACGCGTCATCGACTCGTACTCCACGTGCGCAAGGTTGATCGTGATCCCGCGCATCCGCTCTTCCGGCGTGCTGTCGATCTGTTCGAGCGAGCGCGCACGCCCGCCGTGCAGAGCGGCCATCACCTTGGTGATGGCGCTCGTGAGCGTGGTTTTGCCGTGGTCGACGTGTCCGATGGTACCGACATTGAGATGCATTTTGCCCATGGGTCTTCTCCTGTTGGTGTTGGGCCGGGCACGACCCAAGTTGAAAGCGCACAAACGCGAAAAACCCCCTCGGGCGGCTGCCGGAGGGGGTTTTCTCGTTCAGGGCTGCGAGTTTCTACTCGCTTCGTTTCGCCCT encodes:
- a CDS encoding RtcB family protein; translation: MTNATDNGHVTLETTGAPIKAWTVGVPFEAEAEAQLRRVAELPFIHKWVAVMPDVHAGIGATVGSVIATKGAIIPAAVGVDIGCGMMATRTTLRASDLPDNLRELRTAIEAAVPHGRTANGGPGDRGAWGHLPADVTEAWSALDEGYKWLTDKYPKLDRGASANHLGTLGTGNHFIEVCLDEADHVWFMLHSGSRGVGNRIGSFFIELAKKDMRTWMVNLPDENLAYLPEGTEHYGDYWKAVSWAQKFAATNRELMMKAVVSAARGSHLPPFELTDVAVNCHHNYVAREHHYGADVLVTRKGAVRAAEGDLGIIPGSMGARSFIVRGKGNRESFHSCSHGAGRKMSRTAAKKAFTIEDHEEATKGIECRKDADVIDETPAAYKSIDDVMHAQSELVDIVHTLRQVVCVKG
- the rtcR gene encoding RNA repair transcriptional activator RtcR, with the protein product MDPKKLVVITLLGSTLDRGRGHGRWDRWRPTVALAQHEDLLIDRLELLYGKESSELADTVITDIRHASPETKVVGHVVHFEDAWDFERVYGTLHDFARTYPFDTDKEDYLVHITTGTHVAQICLFLLTESRYFPARLLQTSPGKRREGKDASPGSYAIIDLDLSKYDRLGSRFQKEKASGQSFLKSGIETRNRAFNDLIERIEQVAIGSRAPILLTGPTGAGKSKLARRIFELKKARRQVTGEFSEVNCATLRGDAAMSALFGHVKGAFTGAIANRPGLLRKAHQGVLFLDEVGELGADEQAMLLRAIEEKVFYPMGSDREVTSDFQLITGTNRDLRARIAGGHFRDDLFARINLWTFRLPALHERPEDIPPNLDFELEQISASFRVNITMSKEARDRFLRFASKWTWPGNFRDFDASVTRMATLADGGRITERVVADEIERLRAGAVDGAPAGDGKELIARALGAERAAQIDRFDRVQLEDVLSVCAGTRSLSEAGRELFAYSRAERTSVNDSDRLRKYLARFGIEFSAFQQRLTSR
- a CDS encoding elongation factor Tu gives rise to the protein MGKMHLNVGTIGHVDHGKTTLTSAITKVMAALHGGRARSLEQIDSTPEERMRGITINLAHVEYESMTRHYAHIDCPGHADYVKNMITGASQMDGAIVLVDGSQGAQEQTREHVLLAKQVGVKHVVVFVNKTDIADPELLELVVLEVQDLLAANGYEGSPVVKGSALQAIQAVDEGTALKVGPGKPGTSGDPRTIAIRELVEAMDTHFPDPQRDYAAPFLLPIEDVFTIEGRGTVVTGRVDRGVLPVGATVEIIGLTDDGKSRAVVVTGIQSFHKDRPEARAGENVGLLLRGVKRDEVVRGQVVSIPGSIQPHIEGEAELYILTAKEGGRHTPFGTGYAPQFFFGTTDVTGTLDVPGDIAQPGDHTRVNFRLQHAIAVEPGMRFSLREGKRTVGAGVILTVR